One genomic region from Amycolatopsis sp. FBCC-B4732 encodes:
- a CDS encoding pyridoxal-phosphate dependent enzyme has protein sequence MDYWYTDDRSGTRYPGDPLRWRGDDGAPLTVAPLAGLGPGDVDTGVRSLWRYRAALPGDLRPVSLGEGCTPLVTQDWDGADVRFKLEWFSPTGSFKDRGSSVMVSALAGAGVKELLEDSSGNGGSSVAAYSAAAGIAATVLAPEGTSAAKVLQTRAYGATVELVPGTRDDTAAEAVRRSAATTYASHNWHPFFLQGTKTLAYELWEDLGFRAPDAVVTVAGAGSIVLGCDLGFGELLAAGSIAKRPRLLVAQPRNCSPIDAAVHDRPPPPFAPTVAEGTAIRQPVRLPEVVAAIRRSGGDTAAIDEDAIAAAARRLASLGLYAEPTSATAAAAVDVFRDRGAIRPGETTVVVLTGSGLKAPGKLRELIG, from the coding sequence GTGGACTACTGGTACACCGACGACCGCTCGGGCACGCGGTACCCGGGCGACCCGCTGCGGTGGCGCGGGGACGACGGCGCCCCGCTCACCGTCGCCCCGCTGGCCGGGCTCGGCCCCGGCGACGTCGACACCGGGGTCCGGTCGCTCTGGCGGTACCGGGCCGCGCTGCCCGGCGACCTCCGCCCGGTCTCGCTGGGCGAGGGCTGCACCCCGCTCGTCACGCAGGACTGGGACGGCGCCGACGTCCGGTTCAAGCTCGAGTGGTTCAGCCCGACCGGCAGCTTCAAGGACCGCGGCTCCAGCGTCATGGTCTCCGCGCTGGCCGGTGCCGGGGTGAAGGAGCTCCTGGAAGACAGCTCCGGCAACGGCGGCTCGTCGGTCGCGGCCTACAGCGCCGCGGCGGGGATCGCGGCCACGGTCCTCGCCCCCGAGGGCACCTCGGCCGCCAAGGTCCTGCAGACCCGGGCGTACGGCGCGACCGTCGAGCTGGTGCCCGGCACCCGGGACGACACCGCCGCCGAGGCCGTCCGGCGCTCGGCCGCCACGACCTACGCCAGCCACAACTGGCACCCCTTCTTCCTGCAGGGCACCAAGACCCTCGCCTACGAACTGTGGGAAGACCTCGGCTTCCGCGCGCCCGACGCCGTCGTCACGGTCGCCGGCGCGGGCAGCATCGTGCTCGGCTGCGACCTGGGGTTCGGCGAGCTCCTGGCCGCCGGTTCGATCGCGAAGCGCCCCCGGCTGCTCGTCGCGCAGCCGCGGAACTGCTCCCCCATCGACGCCGCCGTCCACGACCGGCCGCCGCCGCCGTTCGCCCCGACCGTCGCCGAGGGCACCGCGATCCGGCAGCCGGTGCGCCTGCCGGAGGTGGTCGCGGCGATCCGGCGCTCGGGCGGCGACACGGCCGCGATCGACGAGGACGCCATCGCCGCGGCCGCCCGCCGCCTGGCCTCGCTCGGCCTCTACGCCGAGCCGACCAGCGCGACCGCCGCCGCGGCCGTCGACGTGTTCCGCGACCGCGGCGCGATCCGGCCGGGCGAAACCACCGTCGTCGTGCTCACCGGCTCCGGCTTGAAGGCACCCGGCAAGCTGCGGGAGCTGATCGGGTGA
- a CDS encoding transcriptional regulator encodes MTEDELLLREAEKIAHAVGRMFPGLCEVVLHDLRDPAHAVRAIEGGLSGRAVGDPATELGLARIADPGFPDVLQDYPNRFPDGRPAKSTSIGLRNSAGEYVAALCLNLDVSLLGSAAQALTRLTGTAEPAPLTESLRARTGDELRALVENYAAERGHTPRSLPPTAKKDLVRSVKERGFLELKNAVPALTDLLGISRATVYNYLR; translated from the coding sequence GTGACCGAGGACGAACTGCTCCTGCGCGAGGCCGAGAAGATCGCCCACGCGGTCGGCCGGATGTTCCCCGGCCTGTGCGAAGTGGTGCTGCACGACCTGCGCGACCCGGCCCACGCCGTCCGCGCGATCGAGGGCGGGCTGTCCGGACGCGCGGTCGGCGATCCGGCCACCGAGCTGGGCCTGGCGCGGATCGCCGACCCGGGCTTCCCGGACGTCCTCCAGGACTACCCGAACCGCTTCCCCGACGGCCGCCCGGCGAAGAGCACGTCGATCGGCCTCCGCAACTCGGCCGGCGAGTACGTCGCGGCGTTGTGCCTCAACCTCGACGTGTCCCTGCTCGGCTCGGCGGCCCAGGCCCTCACCCGCCTGACCGGCACCGCCGAGCCCGCGCCGCTGACCGAGAGCCTGCGCGCCCGCACGGGCGATGAACTCCGCGCGCTGGTGGAAAACTACGCGGCCGAGCGCGGCCACACCCCGCGCAGCCTCCCGCCGACGGCGAAGAAGGACCTCGTCCGGTCGGTCAAGGAGCGCGGGTTCCTGGAGCTGAAGAACGCGGTGCCGGCGTTGACCGACCTGCTCGGGATCTCGCGAGCCACCGTCTACAACTACCTGCGCTGA
- a CDS encoding glutaminase, which translates to MDLAALLDRIAGDVASDVGRGAVADYIPALARVEPGRFGMAVAEVDGALHGVGDWRHPFSVQSMSKVFTLALTLSRGDGVWTRVGREPSGDPFNSLVQLEHEDGIPRNPFINAGALVVTDELAQHGDAVEALLAFLREESGRPGIDVDAEVAASEAGHADRNRALAYFMASYGNMRHPVPSVLDQYVRQCSIAMSCADVARSALFLARHGIRNDGTRLLGQSAAKRVNAVMLTCGTYDAAGEFAYRVGLPGKSGVGGGIVAIVPGRCAVCVWSPGLDARGNSVAGVAALDRFTTLTGWSVF; encoded by the coding sequence GTGGACCTCGCGGCGCTGCTGGACCGGATCGCCGGCGACGTCGCGTCCGACGTCGGCCGCGGCGCCGTCGCGGACTACATCCCCGCGCTGGCCAGGGTCGAGCCGGGGCGGTTCGGCATGGCGGTGGCCGAAGTGGACGGTGCGCTGCACGGCGTCGGCGATTGGCGGCATCCGTTCTCGGTGCAGAGCATGTCCAAAGTGTTCACGCTCGCCTTGACGCTTTCCCGCGGCGACGGCGTGTGGACGCGCGTCGGCCGCGAACCGTCGGGCGACCCGTTCAATTCGCTGGTGCAGCTGGAACACGAGGACGGCATCCCGCGCAACCCGTTCATCAACGCGGGCGCGCTGGTGGTGACCGACGAACTCGCGCAGCACGGCGACGCGGTCGAAGCGTTGCTCGCATTCCTGCGCGAGGAGAGTGGCCGCCCCGGAATCGACGTCGACGCCGAAGTGGCGGCGTCGGAAGCGGGGCACGCCGACCGCAACCGCGCCCTCGCGTACTTCATGGCTTCCTACGGCAACATGCGGCACCCCGTGCCGTCGGTGCTCGACCAGTACGTCCGCCAGTGCTCGATCGCGATGAGCTGCGCGGACGTCGCGCGGTCGGCGTTGTTCCTGGCCCGCCACGGCATCCGCAACGACGGCACCCGCCTGCTCGGCCAGAGCGCGGCCAAGCGGGTCAACGCGGTGATGCTGACGTGCGGCACGTACGACGCGGCGGGCGAGTTCGCCTACCGCGTCGGCCTCCCCGGCAAGAGCGGCGTGGGCGGCGGCATCGTCGCGATCGTCCCCGGTCGCTGCGCGGTGTGCGTGTGGAGCCCGGGCCTGGACGCGCGCGGCAACTCGGTGGCGGGGGTGGCGGCGCTGGACCGGTTCACGACGCTGACCGGCTGGTCGGTCTTCTGA
- a CDS encoding amino acid permease: protein MDSSLLTEKGESYSKALGNRQVQMIAIGGAIGVGLFLGAGGKLHQVGPSLVFSYAICGVAAYFVMRALGELVLHEPSSGSFVTYARKFIGPWAGFVSGWMYWVNWAMTGIAEITAVAIYVHKWLPDVPQWITALVALGVLIAVNLLSVKLFGELEFWFSVVKVLAIVVFLITAIGLVLTSADIGGTPAGPHNLTGHSGLFPAGVGIALMTLQAVIFAYSAIEVVGIAAGETKDARKVLPKAINGVVWRIGVFYVGSVLMLAMLLPWPFYNGDESPFVTVFSRLGIPGIGDVMNAVVLTAALSSVNSGLYSTGRILRSLAEKGEAPSFVSRMSGRHVPYGGILFTSVAYLLGVVLNYLVPKDAFDIAIAIASLGVITTWATLVFCQLRLRQAALRGELERPSYRMPWAPYSGWATLAFLVLVVVLMGFSDGAEKIAFYSIPVLAVVLAVGWRFVSKRRERTPAG, encoded by the coding sequence ATGGATTCCTCGCTCCTCACCGAAAAAGGTGAAAGCTACTCGAAAGCGCTGGGCAACCGCCAAGTGCAGATGATCGCCATCGGCGGCGCGATCGGCGTCGGGCTGTTCCTCGGCGCCGGCGGCAAACTCCACCAGGTCGGCCCGTCGCTGGTCTTCTCCTACGCGATCTGCGGGGTGGCCGCCTACTTCGTGATGCGCGCGCTCGGCGAGCTGGTCCTGCACGAGCCCAGCTCCGGCAGCTTCGTCACCTACGCGCGGAAGTTCATCGGACCGTGGGCCGGGTTCGTCTCGGGCTGGATGTACTGGGTGAACTGGGCGATGACCGGTATCGCGGAGATCACCGCGGTGGCGATCTACGTGCACAAGTGGCTGCCGGACGTCCCGCAGTGGATCACCGCCCTGGTCGCCCTCGGCGTGCTGATCGCGGTGAACCTGCTTTCGGTGAAGCTGTTCGGCGAGCTGGAGTTCTGGTTCTCGGTGGTCAAGGTGCTGGCCATCGTCGTCTTCCTGATCACGGCGATCGGGCTCGTGCTCACCAGCGCGGACATCGGCGGGACGCCGGCCGGCCCGCACAACCTGACCGGCCACAGTGGACTCTTCCCGGCCGGCGTCGGGATCGCGCTGATGACGTTGCAGGCGGTCATCTTCGCCTACTCGGCCATCGAGGTCGTCGGTATCGCGGCCGGCGAGACCAAGGACGCCCGCAAGGTGCTGCCGAAGGCGATCAACGGCGTCGTGTGGCGGATCGGCGTCTTCTACGTCGGGTCCGTGCTGATGCTGGCGATGCTGCTGCCCTGGCCGTTCTACAACGGCGACGAGAGCCCGTTCGTCACGGTCTTCAGCAGGCTCGGGATCCCGGGCATCGGCGACGTGATGAACGCGGTCGTGCTCACCGCGGCGCTGTCCAGCGTCAACTCCGGGCTCTACTCCACCGGCCGGATCCTGCGGTCGCTGGCCGAGAAGGGCGAGGCGCCGTCGTTCGTCAGCCGGATGAGCGGCCGCCACGTGCCCTACGGCGGCATCCTGTTCACCTCGGTCGCCTACCTGCTCGGCGTGGTGCTGAACTACCTGGTGCCGAAGGACGCGTTCGACATCGCCATCGCGATCGCCTCGCTCGGCGTGATCACGACGTGGGCCACGCTCGTCTTCTGCCAGCTGCGCCTGCGCCAGGCCGCGCTGCGCGGCGAGCTGGAACGGCCGTCGTACCGGATGCCGTGGGCGCCGTACTCGGGATGGGCGACGCTGGCGTTTCTCGTGCTGGTCGTCGTGCTGATGGGCTTCTCCGACGGCGCCGAGAAGATCGCGTTCTACTCGATCCCGGTGCTCGCGGTGGTGCTCGCGGTGGGCTGGCGGTTCGTCTCGAAGCGGCGCGAACGCACCCCGGCCGGGTAG
- a CDS encoding LacI family DNA-binding transcriptional regulator — protein MSTSSTEPRRVTIHDVARSAGVSRQTVSRALNDKAEIDGSTKQRVLDAARELGYRPSRFARGLVRQDTTTIGLVVPDLLNPFFTEVASGALEAARARGWHVVVYDTAGDAEQELATLRVIGTQVDAVVGYFSRSDADLDRFTPGIPVVLLGREPHVARFSGIAIDGEDGVREAVAHLVGRGHRRIGMLDHDGRPEPSVRQLWFRRAVAEHGIAPAPGWIVRTPQSVDGGGAALATLLAAHPDVTAVFAFNDVIAIGALREARRFGLRVPADLAVIGFDGLALGTLVEPELSSVALDTRALGALAVEQAARLVTGAAPFEPGELIVRAALHLRESA, from the coding sequence GTGTCCACGAGCAGCACCGAACCCCGGCGGGTGACGATCCACGACGTCGCCCGCTCGGCCGGGGTCTCCCGGCAGACGGTGTCGCGCGCGCTGAACGACAAGGCCGAGATCGACGGCTCGACCAAGCAGCGCGTCCTCGACGCCGCCCGGGAGCTCGGGTACCGCCCGAGCCGCTTCGCCCGCGGCCTGGTCCGGCAGGACACCACCACGATCGGCCTGGTCGTGCCGGACCTGCTCAACCCCTTCTTCACCGAGGTCGCCTCCGGCGCGCTCGAGGCCGCCCGCGCCCGCGGCTGGCACGTCGTCGTCTACGACACGGCCGGCGATGCCGAGCAGGAACTCGCCACGCTGCGGGTGATCGGCACGCAGGTGGACGCGGTGGTCGGCTACTTCAGCCGGTCCGACGCGGACCTCGACCGCTTCACCCCCGGCATCCCGGTGGTGCTGCTCGGCCGCGAGCCGCACGTCGCGCGGTTCAGCGGCATCGCGATCGACGGCGAGGACGGCGTCCGGGAAGCCGTCGCCCACCTGGTCGGGCGTGGGCACCGGCGGATCGGGATGCTCGACCACGACGGCCGCCCCGAGCCGAGCGTCCGCCAGCTCTGGTTCCGCCGCGCCGTCGCCGAGCACGGCATCGCGCCGGCGCCCGGGTGGATCGTGCGCACTCCCCAGAGCGTCGACGGCGGGGGTGCCGCGCTCGCCACCCTGCTCGCCGCGCACCCCGACGTCACCGCCGTGTTCGCCTTCAACGACGTCATCGCCATCGGTGCCCTGCGCGAGGCCCGCCGGTTCGGCCTGCGCGTGCCCGCCGACCTCGCGGTGATCGGCTTCGACGGGCTCGCGCTCGGCACGCTCGTCGAGCCGGAGCTCTCCAGCGTCGCCCTCGACACCCGCGCGCTCGGCGCCCTCGCCGTCGAGCAGGCCGCCCGGCTCGTGACCGGTGCCGCGCCCTTCGAACCCGGCGAGCTGATCGTCCGCGCCGCCCTCCACCTGCGCGAATCCGCCTGA
- a CDS encoding glycoside hydrolase family 2 TIM barrel-domain containing protein, translated as MSYVEDPGPGRGAVPPRAAFTSDAPSLPLNGTWRFRLSPSLAAAPPDVADPEFDDAAWDELPVPSLWQLHGHGEPVYTNVHYPFPVDPPHVPSDNPTGDHRLRFDLPHAWPAGPALLRFDGIDSCGRIWLNGTELGVTKGSRLTSEFEVGPLLRPRDNVLVVRVHQWSAGSYLEDQDMWWLSGIFRAVTLLSRPPGGIGDFWVRADYDHTTGLGTVRVETGADVVLDIPALGVAGHPAAEPLELPVEPWSAETPRLYEGTLSTVAERVPVRIGFRTVSVEDGQLKVNGRRLLLRGVNRHEHDPRTGRVVSPETALADVLLMKRHNVNAVRTSHYPPDPAFLELCDEYGLWVIDECDLETHGFGPLGWDRNPGSEPMWADACLDRMRRTVERDKNRPSVILWSLGNESHTGDNLARMAEWVRHRDPTRPVHYEGDHECSYVDVHSRMYATPGEVDRIGRREDDNARRRDLPFLLCEYAHAMGNGPGGLLEYRELFEKYPNCQGGFVWEWIDHGIAVPGHFAYGGDFGEPIHDGNFVIDGLLFPDRTPSPGLTEFAKVIEPVRISADPAGIRVANHYDFASTGHLDFTWLLEEEGTAVAQGVLAVPTVLSGQTTSVPLPSLPAASGESWLTVSATLASATAWAPAGHVVGWGQLPVSAAPARPAPPVRGPVFRTAGQLLLGAGEFDAVTGVLTALGGHSLHGPRLDVWRATTDNDRGSAPGPSEASRWLEAGLHRMQHRVIEVDADGDELVVRTRVAPPAQAFGLFADYTWTAFDGGLRLRVDVTPDGPVPATLPRLGLAMALPGTFGSAEWFGGGPGEAYPDSCQAVRIGRFSSSVDGLQTPYVFPQENGNRTAVRWAGFTAPDGTGLRVDGEPEFGFTARRWTAAALEAARHTDELASGSLVHLTLDVAQHGLGTAACGPGVLPRYRLEPRKTSFALTLRPVAGGVAN; from the coding sequence ATGTCGTACGTCGAAGACCCGGGCCCCGGCCGCGGGGCGGTCCCGCCGCGCGCGGCCTTCACCTCCGACGCGCCGTCGTTGCCGCTGAACGGCACCTGGCGGTTCCGGCTCTCGCCGAGCCTGGCGGCCGCTCCCCCGGACGTCGCCGATCCCGAGTTCGACGACGCCGCGTGGGACGAACTGCCGGTGCCGTCGCTGTGGCAGCTGCACGGCCACGGCGAGCCCGTCTACACGAACGTGCACTACCCGTTCCCGGTCGACCCGCCGCACGTCCCGTCGGACAACCCGACCGGCGACCACCGGCTGCGCTTCGACCTGCCGCACGCCTGGCCGGCCGGGCCCGCGCTGCTGCGCTTCGACGGGATCGACTCGTGCGGCCGGATCTGGCTCAACGGCACCGAACTCGGCGTCACGAAGGGCAGCCGGCTGACCTCGGAGTTCGAGGTCGGGCCGCTGCTGCGGCCGCGGGACAACGTCCTGGTGGTGCGCGTGCACCAGTGGTCGGCGGGCAGCTACCTCGAAGACCAGGACATGTGGTGGCTGTCCGGGATTTTCCGGGCGGTCACGCTGCTGTCGCGCCCGCCCGGCGGGATCGGCGACTTCTGGGTCCGCGCCGACTACGACCACACGACCGGGCTGGGCACCGTCCGGGTCGAGACCGGCGCCGACGTCGTGCTGGACATCCCGGCCCTCGGCGTCGCCGGGCACCCGGCCGCGGAGCCGCTGGAGCTGCCCGTCGAGCCGTGGAGCGCCGAGACGCCCCGGTTGTACGAGGGCACGTTGTCCACCGTGGCCGAACGGGTGCCGGTGCGGATCGGCTTCCGGACGGTGTCCGTCGAGGACGGACAGCTCAAGGTCAACGGACGGCGGCTGCTCCTGCGCGGGGTGAACCGGCACGAGCACGACCCCCGCACCGGACGGGTCGTCTCACCGGAGACGGCACTGGCCGACGTCCTGCTGATGAAGCGGCACAACGTGAACGCCGTCCGGACCAGCCACTACCCGCCGGACCCGGCGTTCCTCGAGCTGTGCGACGAGTACGGCCTGTGGGTGATCGACGAGTGCGACCTGGAGACCCACGGTTTCGGCCCGCTGGGCTGGGACCGCAACCCCGGCTCCGAGCCGATGTGGGCGGACGCGTGCCTCGACCGGATGCGGCGCACGGTGGAGCGGGACAAGAACCGGCCCAGCGTGATCCTCTGGTCGCTGGGCAACGAAAGCCACACCGGGGACAACCTGGCGCGGATGGCGGAGTGGGTGCGCCACCGCGACCCGACCCGGCCGGTGCACTACGAGGGCGACCACGAGTGCTCCTACGTGGACGTCCACAGCAGGATGTACGCGACACCCGGCGAAGTCGACCGGATCGGCCGCCGCGAAGACGACAACGCGCGGCGCCGGGACCTGCCGTTCCTCCTCTGCGAGTACGCGCACGCGATGGGGAACGGGCCGGGCGGGCTGCTGGAGTACCGCGAGCTGTTCGAGAAGTACCCGAACTGCCAGGGCGGCTTCGTCTGGGAGTGGATCGACCACGGCATCGCCGTCCCGGGCCACTTCGCCTACGGCGGCGACTTCGGCGAGCCGATCCACGACGGCAACTTCGTCATCGACGGCCTGCTCTTCCCGGACCGGACGCCGTCGCCGGGTCTGACGGAGTTCGCGAAGGTCATCGAGCCGGTACGCATCTCCGCCGATCCCGCCGGCATCCGCGTGGCGAACCACTACGACTTCGCCTCGACCGGGCACCTCGACTTCACGTGGCTCCTGGAAGAGGAGGGGACCGCCGTCGCGCAGGGAGTTCTCGCCGTGCCTACTGTCCTTTCCGGACAGACGACGTCGGTGCCGCTCCCCTCGCTGCCCGCCGCTTCCGGCGAGTCTTGGCTGACGGTCTCGGCAACGCTGGCTTCGGCGACGGCGTGGGCGCCGGCCGGGCACGTCGTCGGCTGGGGCCAGCTCCCGGTGTCGGCCGCCCCGGCCCGCCCGGCGCCGCCGGTGCGGGGGCCGGTGTTCCGCACGGCCGGGCAGCTCCTCCTCGGCGCCGGCGAGTTCGACGCCGTGACGGGCGTGCTGACCGCGCTCGGCGGGCACTCGCTCCACGGGCCGCGGCTCGACGTCTGGCGCGCGACCACCGACAACGACCGCGGTTCCGCACCCGGGCCGTCGGAAGCTTCGCGGTGGCTCGAGGCGGGGCTGCACCGGATGCAGCACCGGGTCATCGAGGTCGACGCCGACGGGGACGAACTCGTGGTGCGCACCCGGGTCGCCCCGCCGGCGCAGGCGTTCGGGCTGTTCGCGGACTACACGTGGACGGCGTTCGACGGCGGCCTGCGGCTGCGCGTGGACGTGACTCCCGACGGTCCCGTGCCGGCCACGCTCCCCCGGCTGGGCCTGGCGATGGCGCTCCCGGGCACGTTCGGCTCGGCGGAGTGGTTCGGCGGCGGCCCCGGCGAGGCGTACCCGGACAGCTGCCAGGCGGTGCGGATCGGGCGGTTTTCGAGCAGCGTCGACGGCCTGCAGACGCCGTACGTCTTCCCCCAGGAGAACGGCAACCGCACGGCGGTGCGCTGGGCGGGTTTCACGGCCCCGGACGGCACGGGCCTGCGCGTCGACGGCGAGCCGGAGTTCGGCTTCACGGCCCGCCGCTGGACGGCCGCGGCCCTGGAAGCGGCGCGGCACACCGACGAGCTGGCGTCCGGTTCACTGGTGCACCTGACGCTGGACGTGGCCCAGCACGGCCTCGGCACGGCGGCCTGCGGGCCCGGGGTCCTACCGCGGTACCGGCTCGAGCCGCGGAAGACGTCGTTCGCGCTGACGCTGCGGCCCGTGGCGGGTGGTGTCGCAAATTGA
- a CDS encoding TetR family transcriptional regulator: MTDDTRARILRAALEEFSERGFHATSVRELAERVGVTKTAVLYHFPGKADIVTALAEPLLDGLEAAMAKAADAADPRAAAIEGLLGVWLGHRYLLRMNLRDLGLTASKTVFERFRDGMLKANHLVAGPDADLAGRVRAAQAIAMLSDPVVLFADAPVAELRAAVLDGVDRLYAAAGPEDRPRGRRGRPTVMSPETIEAARRLYDAGHAPADIATALGVSRATIYRHLPGAE, translated from the coding sequence ATGACCGACGACACCCGCGCCCGGATCCTGCGCGCCGCGCTCGAGGAGTTCTCCGAGCGCGGCTTCCACGCGACGTCGGTGCGGGAGCTGGCCGAACGCGTCGGCGTCACCAAAACCGCGGTGCTGTACCACTTCCCCGGCAAGGCCGACATCGTCACGGCGCTCGCCGAACCGCTCCTGGACGGCCTCGAAGCGGCCATGGCGAAGGCCGCGGACGCCGCCGACCCGCGCGCGGCGGCGATCGAAGGTCTCCTCGGCGTCTGGCTCGGCCACCGCTACCTGCTGCGGATGAACCTGCGCGACCTCGGGCTGACCGCGTCGAAGACGGTGTTCGAGCGCTTCCGCGACGGGATGCTCAAGGCGAACCACCTGGTGGCGGGCCCGGACGCGGACCTCGCGGGGCGGGTCCGAGCCGCACAGGCGATCGCGATGCTCAGCGACCCGGTGGTGCTGTTCGCCGACGCCCCGGTGGCCGAGCTGCGCGCCGCGGTCCTCGACGGCGTCGACCGGCTGTACGCGGCGGCCGGGCCCGAAGACCGCCCCCGCGGCCGCCGCGGCCGGCCGACGGTGATGAGCCCGGAGACGATCGAGGCGGCCCGGCGCCTGTACGACGCCGGCCACGCCCCGGCCGACATCGCGACGGCGCTGGGCGTCTCCCGCGCGACGATCTATCGGCACCTGCCCGGCGCCGAATAA
- a CDS encoding FAD-dependent monooxygenase yields the protein MTEQTALISGAGVAGPTLAYWLARAGFRPTVVERAAGLRSSGSPVDVRGLASRVAERMGITAKLRAASTDATALTFVDDAGRRTGRIALGGDGGIELPRTDLAAILHEAAAEDAEFVFHDSITELRQDGGGVDVTFERGAPRRFDLVIGADGLHSNVRRLAFGPEHAFVEHMGVYIATLPLAEPPADRTELVMYNSPGRAVAVHPSRGHGIAAFMFRGDAVPGFDHRDSALHKRMLAEAYEGAGWRVPELLERVLEADDLYLDSVSRVRMDTWAAGRIVLAGDAASCVSLFGDGSTLAMAGADTLAEELGRTPGDVVSAFRRYETAHRKLVEPKQRNVSTAAALLIPATRRGLAARNFGTRLLPLVTAARKLVPARAA from the coding sequence ATGACCGAACAGACCGCACTGATCTCCGGCGCGGGCGTCGCCGGGCCGACGCTGGCGTACTGGCTGGCCCGCGCGGGCTTCCGGCCGACCGTGGTCGAGCGCGCCGCCGGGCTGCGCTCGAGCGGCAGCCCAGTGGACGTACGCGGGCTGGCGTCGCGCGTCGCCGAGCGGATGGGCATCACGGCGAAGCTGCGCGCGGCGAGCACCGACGCGACGGCGCTGACGTTCGTCGACGACGCGGGACGGCGCACCGGCCGCATCGCGCTGGGCGGCGACGGCGGCATCGAGTTGCCCCGCACCGACCTCGCGGCGATCCTGCACGAGGCCGCCGCCGAAGACGCCGAGTTCGTCTTCCACGACTCGATCACCGAACTGCGCCAGGACGGCGGCGGCGTGGACGTCACGTTCGAGCGGGGTGCGCCGCGGCGCTTCGACCTGGTGATCGGCGCGGACGGCCTCCACTCGAACGTGCGGCGGCTGGCGTTCGGGCCGGAGCACGCGTTCGTCGAGCACATGGGCGTCTACATCGCGACGCTGCCGCTGGCGGAGCCGCCGGCCGACCGGACGGAGCTGGTGATGTACAACTCGCCCGGCCGCGCGGTGGCGGTCCACCCGTCCCGCGGCCACGGCATCGCGGCCTTCATGTTCCGCGGTGACGCCGTGCCGGGGTTCGACCACCGGGATTCGGCGCTGCACAAGCGCATGCTCGCGGAGGCGTACGAGGGTGCCGGCTGGCGGGTGCCGGAGCTGCTGGAGCGCGTGCTCGAGGCGGACGACCTGTACCTGGACTCGGTGAGCCGGGTCCGGATGGACACCTGGGCAGCGGGCCGGATCGTCCTAGCGGGTGACGCGGCATCGTGCGTGTCGTTGTTCGGCGACGGTTCGACGTTGGCGATGGCGGGCGCGGACACGCTGGCCGAGGAGCTGGGCCGGACTCCGGGCGACGTCGTGTCGGCGTTCCGCCGGTACGAGACCGCGCACCGCAAGCTGGTGGAACCCAAGCAGCGCAACGTCTCCACGGCGGCAGCCCTGCTGATCCCGGCCACGCGGCGCGGCTTGGCGGCCCGCAACTTCGGCACGCGGCTGCTGCCCCTGGTCACGGCGGCCCGGAAGCTGGTGCCGGCCCGGGCGGCCTGA
- a CDS encoding NUDIX domain-containing protein: MGHPPFAVTVDLVVLTLTGDELCALVVRRGVPPYEGEWALPGGFVRADEDLSDAARRELAEETGLAAGTVHIEQLAGYGAPDRDPRMRVITIAYLALAPDLPTPLAGTDAAEARWAPVRSLAAERLAFDHDRILADGLERARAKLEYSPLGTAFCAAEFTVAELRRVYELVWDTRLDPRNFHRKVTGTEGLLTPTGRTTTRDGGRPAQLYRRGRAELLYPPMLRA, from the coding sequence ATGGGTCACCCTCCGTTCGCCGTCACCGTGGACCTCGTCGTGCTCACCCTGACCGGGGACGAGCTGTGCGCGCTGGTGGTGCGCCGCGGAGTCCCGCCGTACGAAGGGGAGTGGGCGTTGCCGGGCGGGTTCGTCCGCGCCGACGAGGACCTGTCGGACGCGGCGCGGCGGGAGCTGGCGGAGGAGACGGGGCTGGCGGCGGGGACCGTCCACATCGAACAGCTGGCGGGGTACGGGGCACCGGACCGGGATCCGCGGATGCGCGTGATCACCATCGCTTACCTGGCGTTGGCGCCGGACCTGCCGACACCGCTCGCCGGAACGGACGCGGCGGAGGCCCGGTGGGCCCCGGTCCGATCGCTGGCGGCCGAGCGGCTGGCGTTCGACCACGACCGCATCCTGGCGGACGGTCTCGAGCGGGCACGGGCGAAGCTGGAGTATTCCCCGCTGGGCACGGCTTTCTGCGCTGCCGAGTTCACGGTGGCCGAGCTGCGGCGGGTGTACGAGCTGGTCTGGGACACGCGGCTGGATCCGCGGAACTTCCACCGGAAGGTGACGGGGACGGAGGGTCTGCTGACCCCGACCGGCCGCACGACGACCCGCGACGGTGGCCGGCCGGCGCAGCTGTACCGGCGGGGGAGGGCGGAGCTGCTGTACCCGCCGATGCTGCGGGCTTGA